One region of Candidatus Methylomirabilota bacterium genomic DNA includes:
- a CDS encoding DUF3096 domain-containing protein, translating into MLISVAYQPLVALIAGILILIMPRLLNYIVAIYLIVIGLLGLVHR; encoded by the coding sequence ATGCTGATCTCGGTCGCCTACCAGCCCCTCGTCGCGCTCATCGCGGGGATCCTGATCCTGATCATGCCGCGACTGTTGAACTACATCGTCGCCATCTACCTGATCGTGATCGGCCTCCTGGGGCTCGTCCACCGCTGA
- a CDS encoding response regulator, translated as MGPGATVLVVDDDADIRHALRLLLEDAGARVISAANGLEALALLAIESPDVILCDLRMPVLDGFGFVRRLRQNPRRAHTPVIAISAISSFGQERAHAAGFDGYLAKPFNVAHLVGILAGARARRAA; from the coding sequence ATGGGCCCCGGTGCGACAGTCCTCGTCGTCGACGACGACGCCGACATCCGGCACGCGCTGCGCCTCCTGCTCGAGGACGCCGGAGCCCGGGTGATTTCGGCGGCCAATGGCCTGGAAGCGCTCGCCCTCCTCGCCATCGAGTCCCCCGACGTCATCCTGTGCGACCTGCGCATGCCCGTCCTCGACGGCTTCGGGTTCGTCCGCCGGCTCCGGCAGAATCCCCGCCGCGCCCACACGCCCGTCATCGCGATCTCGGCGATCTCGAGCTTCGGGCAGGAGCGCGCCCACGCGGCAGGGTTCGACGGCTATCTGGCCAAGCCGTTCAACGTCGCCCACCTGGTGGGCATCCTCGCCGGAGCCCGGGCCCGCCGGGCGGCCTGA